Proteins from one Sulfurovum sp. TSL1 genomic window:
- a CDS encoding HIT family protein has translation MSVIYENENIRIVIEESEIPWLKIFTQHTYKEMSEVPALIKHEIYDLLDRIEKEMLSYYKPKKINIASFGNYVPHVHWHIMARFEEDSFFPEPMWGTKQRESNLKLPDFESFCKRVIKAIA, from the coding sequence ATGTCAGTGATCTATGAAAATGAAAATATCAGAATTGTAATAGAAGAGAGTGAGATCCCTTGGCTAAAAATATTTACCCAGCACACCTACAAGGAGATGAGTGAAGTACCCGCTCTGATAAAACATGAAATCTATGATCTTTTAGATCGCATAGAAAAAGAGATGCTCTCCTACTACAAACCTAAAAAAATAAACATTGCCAGCTTTGGTAACTATGTGCCTCATGTTCATTGGCATATCATGGCACGTTTTGAAGAAGACAGTTTTTTCCCTGAGCCTATGTGGGGAACAAAACAGCGTGAAAGTAATTTGAAGTTACCGGACTTTGAAAGTTTTTGTAAAAGAGTGATCAAGGCTATAGCATAA
- the fabZ gene encoding 3-hydroxyacyl-ACP dehydratase FabZ, whose translation MLYNVVDIQNILPHRYPFLLVDRITELTAGEYIEGLKNISISEPVFQGHFPGHPIYPGVMIIEGMAQAGGVLAFKSMDLASQEEIENKVVYFMSIDNAKFRAPVTPGDQLVYKISVIKNKGAVWQLDAKAYVDDKVVAQAELKAMIVDK comes from the coding sequence ATGCTTTATAACGTCGTGGACATTCAAAATATATTACCACATAGATACCCGTTCTTACTAGTAGACAGAATTACTGAACTTACTGCGGGTGAATATATCGAAGGTCTTAAAAATATCTCTATCTCTGAACCTGTATTTCAAGGACACTTTCCTGGTCATCCTATCTATCCTGGTGTGATGATCATTGAAGGTATGGCACAGGCTGGTGGTGTATTGGCGTTTAAAAGTATGGATCTGGCAAGCCAGGAAGAGATAGAGAATAAAGTGGTATACTTTATGAGTATCGACAATGCAAAGTTCCGTGCGCCTGTTACACCGGGGGATCAACTGGTCTACAAGATCAGTGTGATCAAGAATAAAGGTGCCGTATGGCAGCTTGATGCAAAAGCATATGTGGATGACAAAGTGGTTGCGCAAGCTGAACTTAAAGCTATGATCGTAGATAAATAG
- the mreC gene encoding rod shape-determining protein MreC, which produces MKTRLVIIAILLLILTVLLSRNDERISDTFLNIINPIKQKYKNLTQNLEDKSQSYIFQKESIEKLSKENRILRQRLLEQIHYIEQVKDIYEVLPTLSHIPVKNISITDTISYVKLNSFSQIILTKPKGLLEDKLYGLIQGSVVAGTAMVHNNQLYGYLTSDKKCRFSVFIGETKAPGIALGLKENEMIVKFIPKWHKIKEGDAVLTSGLDGIFFADIPVGFVTKVEVQSSYTVAHIKTYSDIFHPKTFFLINDAKATLAENYDSNRTNLATRYSTPDIHIEQNRSMELLKDANISTPVVSSIPRRIDQTQEDVIEPAEVPEIVEAPRKVNKKKPEIGSSSLDLF; this is translated from the coding sequence ATGAAGACTAGACTTGTCATCATAGCCATACTGTTACTCATACTAACAGTACTGCTGTCACGAAATGATGAACGTATCTCGGATACGTTTCTCAATATCATCAACCCTATCAAACAAAAATATAAAAATCTTACTCAGAATTTAGAAGATAAAAGCCAAAGCTATATTTTTCAAAAAGAGTCTATCGAAAAACTGAGTAAAGAGAACCGTATTTTACGCCAACGTCTTCTTGAACAGATCCACTATATCGAGCAGGTAAAAGATATTTATGAGGTACTTCCGACCTTAAGCCACATACCTGTAAAAAATATCTCTATTACCGATACCATATCTTATGTAAAACTGAACAGTTTTTCCCAGATCATACTGACCAAACCCAAGGGACTGTTAGAAGATAAACTCTATGGTCTGATACAGGGTAGTGTCGTTGCAGGTACGGCAATGGTGCATAACAATCAACTCTATGGCTATCTTACATCAGATAAAAAATGCCGCTTTTCTGTGTTCATCGGCGAAACCAAGGCACCTGGTATCGCTTTGGGTCTAAAAGAGAATGAAATGATCGTCAAGTTCATACCAAAATGGCATAAGATCAAAGAGGGTGATGCTGTCCTTACGTCAGGTCTGGATGGTATATTTTTTGCTGATATTCCCGTAGGCTTTGTCACAAAAGTAGAAGTACAGAGTTCATATACGGTTGCACATATCAAAACCTACAGTGATATTTTTCATCCCAAAACATTTTTTCTGATCAATGATGCCAAAGCCACCCTTGCAGAAAATTATGACTCCAACCGTACCAACTTGGCAACAAGATACAGTACCCCGGATATCCATATTGAGCAGAACCGTTCGATGGAACTACTCAAAGATGCCAACATAAGCACACCTGTAGTATCCAGTATTCCAAGACGTATCGATCAGACACAAGAAGATGTGATTGAGCCGGCTGAAGTTCCAGAAATCGTTGAAGCCCCTAGAAAAGTCAATAAGAAGAAGCCTGAAATCGGATCTAGCAGTTTAGACCTTTTTTAA
- the lpxA gene encoding acyl-ACP--UDP-N-acetylglucosamine O-acyltransferase, giving the protein MSLIHASAVIEDGAILGENVSVGPFAYIGPNVKIGDNTTVATHAVIEGHTTIGKNNRIFPHAAVGTIPQDLKFAGEHVELIIGDNNTIREFTLLNPGTQGGGSVTRIGNGNLLMGYVHLGHDVILGDNCILANGATLAGHVELGNHVVIGGLTPVHQFVHIGDYAMIGGASALSQDIPPFCLAEGNRASLRGLNLTGLRRAMDREEINALKSAYRELFEVGKPLQEVAQRLFESTSSENVKQLCEFIMTSKRGIPFTRTKTNEDK; this is encoded by the coding sequence ATGTCTTTAATACACGCTTCTGCAGTCATAGAAGATGGGGCCATCCTCGGGGAGAATGTCTCTGTAGGTCCTTTTGCATACATCGGCCCGAATGTCAAAATAGGTGATAATACCACAGTGGCTACACATGCTGTGATAGAAGGCCATACGACCATAGGTAAAAACAACCGTATTTTTCCACATGCTGCCGTGGGTACGATACCGCAGGATCTGAAATTTGCCGGTGAACACGTAGAACTCATCATAGGTGACAACAATACCATCAGAGAGTTCACACTGCTCAACCCGGGGACCCAAGGCGGAGGTTCTGTCACCAGGATAGGTAACGGGAACCTGCTTATGGGATACGTACATTTAGGGCATGATGTGATCCTTGGAGACAACTGTATCCTTGCAAATGGTGCAACACTTGCAGGTCACGTTGAGTTAGGCAATCATGTGGTGATCGGTGGACTGACCCCTGTGCATCAGTTCGTACATATCGGTGACTATGCGATGATAGGAGGAGCCAGTGCTTTATCGCAGGATATTCCTCCTTTCTGTCTGGCTGAAGGTAACCGTGCGAGCCTGAGAGGACTCAACCTTACCGGCTTACGAAGAGCGATGGACAGGGAAGAGATCAATGCCCTCAAATCAGCCTATAGGGAACTTTTTGAAGTGGGTAAACCACTGCAGGAAGTCGCACAAAGACTTTTTGAAAGTACAAGCTCTGAAAATGTAAAACAACTTTGTGAATTTATTATGACCTCTAAAAGAGGTATTCCGTTTACACGGACAAAAACGAATGAGGATAAATAA
- the clpX gene encoding ATP-dependent Clp protease ATP-binding subunit ClpX translates to MTRKTCSFCEAQESEENPLIAGESAYICSNCVVSAYKILFGEEEQEDAQADFGAHTLYTPKELNALLDDYVIGQEKAKKTLSVAVYNHYKRIFKDDVQDDTQIAKSNVLLIGPTGSGKTLLAQTIARFLNVPIAIADATNLTEAGYVGEDVENILTKLLMAADGDPQRAEQGIVFIDEIDKIARMGENRSITRDVSGEGVQQALLKLIEGSVVNIPPKGGRKHPNQDFIQIDTSNILFICGGAFDGLNDILKRRLGANILGFGQEKRSKREEENLLPMVEADDLVSYGIIPELIGRLHVLATLGEISKEDMVRILVEPKNSLVKQYQKLFEIDDVKLTFEEDALSRIAQKALERKTGARGLRSILEEILLDIMYELPELKGYEVVITDEVVESGAKPLYIKDKKTA, encoded by the coding sequence ATGACAAGAAAAACTTGCAGCTTTTGTGAAGCCCAGGAGAGTGAAGAGAATCCACTCATCGCCGGTGAAAGCGCCTATATCTGTTCAAACTGTGTCGTCTCTGCCTATAAAATTCTCTTTGGAGAAGAAGAACAGGAAGACGCGCAAGCAGATTTCGGAGCACATACGCTCTATACGCCAAAAGAGTTGAACGCACTACTTGATGATTATGTCATTGGTCAAGAAAAAGCGAAAAAAACACTTTCAGTTGCTGTCTATAACCACTATAAACGTATTTTCAAAGATGATGTGCAGGATGATACACAGATCGCAAAATCAAATGTACTTCTCATTGGACCGACCGGTTCAGGGAAAACACTTTTGGCACAAACGATCGCCAGATTTTTGAATGTGCCTATTGCGATAGCAGATGCAACCAACCTCACAGAAGCTGGGTATGTAGGTGAAGATGTGGAAAACATTCTTACCAAACTTCTTATGGCTGCTGATGGTGACCCGCAACGTGCCGAGCAAGGGATCGTCTTCATCGATGAGATCGATAAGATCGCCAGAATGGGCGAGAACCGTTCTATCACACGTGATGTTTCCGGAGAAGGTGTACAACAGGCCCTCCTTAAACTCATCGAAGGTTCAGTCGTGAATATTCCGCCAAAAGGCGGACGTAAACACCCTAACCAGGACTTTATTCAGATCGACACGTCAAATATACTCTTTATCTGCGGAGGTGCATTTGATGGGCTTAATGACATTCTTAAAAGAAGACTTGGAGCAAATATACTTGGTTTTGGTCAGGAAAAACGTTCCAAGAGGGAGGAAGAGAATCTTCTTCCTATGGTAGAGGCAGATGATCTTGTCTCATACGGGATCATTCCTGAACTTATAGGCCGTTTACATGTATTGGCTACACTGGGCGAGATCAGTAAAGAAGATATGGTCCGTATCTTGGTAGAACCTAAGAACTCTCTTGTCAAACAGTATCAGAAACTCTTTGAGATAGATGATGTAAAGCTTACCTTTGAAGAGGATGCGCTTTCACGTATTGCCCAAAAAGCACTGGAAAGAAAAACAGGTGCAAGAGGGTTGCGTTCTATACTTGAAGAGATACTTCTTGATATCATGTATGAGTTGCCTGAACTTAAAGGGTATGAAGTAGTGATCACCGATGAAGTCGTTGAATCAGGTGCAAAACCTTTGTACATAAAAGATAAAAAAACAGCATAA
- a CDS encoding Sua5/YciO/YrdC/YwlC family protein: MENKVFLTQTDTTIGFVSQNADKLTEIKQRPPHKHYIKAVNSLHTLKTFTRVPQKHKNRVRRAKKTTFIMPNGHSYRVIKDRHHLLLLDRLKWAYTTSANLSNEAYDESFAREMAEVIIEPIKETKQASTIYRLGKTTLRKVR; the protein is encoded by the coding sequence ATGGAAAATAAAGTTTTTTTGACACAAACCGATACCACGATCGGTTTTGTCTCGCAAAACGCAGACAAACTCACAGAGATCAAACAACGCCCTCCTCACAAGCATTATATTAAAGCAGTCAACTCCCTCCATACACTCAAAACGTTCACCCGTGTACCTCAAAAGCATAAAAACAGAGTGCGAAGAGCAAAAAAAACAACGTTTATCATGCCAAATGGACACTCGTACCGTGTGATAAAAGACAGACATCACCTATTGCTCTTGGACCGTCTCAAATGGGCGTATACGACTTCTGCCAATCTAAGTAATGAAGCATATGATGAATCTTTTGCCAGAGAGATGGCCGAGGTCATCATAGAACCCATTAAAGAAACCAAACAAGCCTCAACTATTTACAGACTTGGGAAAACCACACTAAGAAAGGTACGTTAA
- the carB gene encoding carbamoyl-phosphate synthase large subunit — MPKRNDINTILLIGSGPIVIGQACEFDYSGTQAAKTLKELGYKVVLINSNPATIMTDPEFADRTYVEPITPEVIDRIIQKENVDAILPTMGGQTALNVAMEMYEAGMLKDVKFLGAHPDAIKKGEDRQLFNEAMIKIGMDLPKSANAYSVDEAIKVAKEIGFPVISRASFTLAGGGSGVAYNMEEFKKLAAEGIDASPINEIEIMESMLGWKEYEMEVIRDSEDNCIIVCSIENFDPMGVHTGDSITIAPALTLTDKEFQNMRDASFKILREVGVDTGGSNVQFSINPDTGRMIVIEMNPRVSRSSALASKATGYPIAKVATLLAVGFTLDEITNDITGTPASFEPVIDYVVTKIPRFTFEKFPLADSTLTTSMKSVGEVMSIGRTFKESFQKALCSLETGLIGFNPIKCDEEELVREIRRPNENRMLYVFEGLRRGMSVDAIFDLCKIDRWYLYQLEELAQREKEMEITLLSDATRLRQVKSEGFSDPMIAEVINKKEGLNLTENDIYNAREKAGVVLEYNEVDTCAAEFKALTPYLYSTTNITKLPQQEMPQSAEKKVLVIGGGPNRIGQGIEFDYCCVHASFAIEDMGMKSIMYNCNPETVSTDYDTSDVLYFEPIDFEHVRSVIELEKPDGVIVHFGGQTPLKLAKNLTAIGANISGTTAKVIDLAEDREQFSTFINDLGLMQPDNGTAFAKDEAMTIANRIGYPVLVRPSFVLGGRGMRTVYSDAELREYMDEAVSVSNDAPVLIDKFLDSAIELDVDAICDGKEVYIGSIMQHIEEAGIHSGDSACSLPPVSISDALQEKVKEQTAQIALGLGVVGLMNIQYAIHKGEIYLIEVNPRASRTVPFVSKATGVPLAKVATRVMLQGDLREALKFYDTFDVVNFDKKIMEPNLKGHVAVKEAVFPFNKLPGSDLILGPEMKSTGEVIGISDNFGMSFAKSQFASKNNIPLEGTLFISLTKTDKPQAGEIGKMFIDLGFEIVATSGTHAALEAAGVPSTKVLKISEGRPNIDDMIKNEEIALAINTSDNKASKNDAKTIRQSVLANHVAYFTTLAAARATAAAIKELRATSGELEPKALQDYLS; from the coding sequence ATGCCAAAACGCAATGACATCAACACTATCTTACTTATTGGTTCTGGGCCTATCGTTATCGGTCAAGCTTGTGAATTTGACTATTCTGGAACTCAAGCAGCTAAAACACTCAAAGAACTAGGCTATAAAGTCGTCCTTATCAACTCTAACCCCGCTACGATCATGACAGACCCCGAGTTTGCAGACCGTACCTATGTTGAACCTATTACCCCGGAAGTCATTGATAGAATTATCCAAAAAGAGAATGTTGATGCGATCTTACCCACAATGGGTGGACAAACAGCACTGAATGTTGCTATGGAAATGTACGAAGCCGGCATGCTTAAAGATGTAAAGTTCCTTGGAGCGCATCCGGACGCTATCAAAAAAGGGGAAGATAGACAACTCTTTAACGAAGCGATGATCAAGATCGGTATGGATCTGCCTAAAAGTGCCAATGCCTACAGTGTGGACGAAGCAATAAAGGTGGCAAAAGAGATCGGTTTCCCTGTCATCAGTAGAGCTTCATTTACACTTGCAGGCGGCGGTTCAGGTGTAGCCTACAACATGGAAGAGTTCAAAAAACTTGCGGCAGAAGGTATTGATGCCAGTCCGATCAATGAGATCGAGATCATGGAATCGATGCTTGGCTGGAAAGAATACGAAATGGAAGTGATCAGGGACAGTGAGGATAACTGTATTATCGTATGTTCTATTGAGAACTTTGATCCTATGGGCGTACATACGGGAGATTCGATCACCATTGCCCCTGCTCTGACGCTTACAGACAAAGAGTTCCAGAACATGAGAGATGCCTCTTTCAAGATCTTGCGTGAAGTAGGCGTCGATACAGGCGGATCCAATGTACAGTTCTCTATCAATCCAGATACAGGACGTATGATCGTCATCGAAATGAACCCAAGGGTGAGCCGTTCTTCTGCACTTGCATCCAAAGCTACAGGGTATCCTATCGCTAAAGTAGCAACACTTTTGGCTGTTGGATTTACACTGGATGAAATTACCAATGACATCACAGGAACACCGGCAAGCTTCGAGCCGGTCATCGACTATGTGGTGACAAAAATTCCTAGATTTACGTTTGAAAAATTTCCGCTTGCTGACTCTACCCTCACGACTTCAATGAAGTCAGTAGGTGAAGTCATGAGTATAGGTAGAACATTCAAAGAGTCTTTCCAAAAAGCACTCTGTTCACTTGAAACCGGACTGATCGGTTTTAACCCTATCAAATGTGATGAAGAAGAGCTTGTCAGAGAGATCAGACGCCCAAATGAAAACCGTATGCTTTATGTATTTGAGGGACTCAGACGCGGGATGAGCGTCGATGCTATCTTTGATCTTTGTAAGATCGACAGATGGTACCTTTACCAGCTTGAAGAACTTGCACAGCGTGAAAAAGAGATGGAGATCACCCTGCTCTCTGATGCGACACGTCTCAGACAAGTGAAAAGTGAAGGTTTCTCTGACCCAATGATCGCAGAGGTCATTAACAAAAAAGAAGGTCTGAACCTTACAGAGAATGATATCTACAATGCGAGAGAAAAGGCCGGTGTCGTACTGGAGTATAATGAAGTAGATACCTGTGCTGCGGAATTTAAAGCACTGACCCCTTACCTCTACTCTACAACGAATATCACCAAGCTTCCTCAGCAAGAAATGCCTCAATCTGCAGAAAAAAAGGTACTTGTGATCGGTGGTGGTCCTAACCGTATCGGCCAGGGTATAGAGTTTGACTACTGTTGTGTACATGCATCTTTTGCTATCGAAGACATGGGAATGAAGTCCATCATGTACAACTGTAACCCAGAGACTGTCTCAACGGACTATGACACTTCCGATGTCCTTTACTTTGAGCCTATCGATTTTGAACATGTCAGAAGTGTCATAGAGCTTGAAAAGCCCGATGGTGTGATCGTGCACTTTGGTGGACAGACACCGCTTAAACTGGCTAAGAACCTTACAGCGATCGGCGCGAACATTTCCGGGACGACTGCAAAAGTGATCGATCTTGCCGAAGATAGAGAACAGTTCTCTACTTTCATCAATGATCTCGGGCTAATGCAGCCTGACAACGGTACGGCATTTGCCAAAGATGAAGCGATGACGATCGCAAACCGTATCGGTTATCCTGTGCTTGTACGCCCTAGTTTCGTACTTGGGGGACGTGGTATGCGTACGGTCTACTCTGATGCAGAACTGAGAGAATATATGGATGAAGCTGTGAGTGTATCGAACGATGCACCCGTACTTATCGATAAGTTCCTAGACAGTGCTATCGAACTTGATGTCGATGCGATCTGTGATGGGAAAGAGGTCTACATCGGATCGATCATGCAGCACATTGAAGAGGCTGGTATCCACTCGGGCGACTCGGCATGTTCTCTTCCTCCGGTATCTATCTCTGATGCGCTTCAAGAGAAAGTGAAGGAACAGACTGCACAGATCGCACTTGGCCTTGGCGTAGTCGGGCTTATGAATATCCAGTATGCCATCCATAAAGGTGAGATCTACCTGATCGAAGTAAACCCAAGAGCCTCAAGAACCGTGCCATTTGTATCAAAGGCTACAGGTGTGCCATTGGCAAAAGTAGCAACGAGGGTTATGCTTCAGGGAGACCTTAGAGAGGCACTCAAGTTCTATGATACTTTTGACGTAGTGAATTTTGACAAGAAGATCATGGAACCAAACCTTAAAGGCCACGTTGCGGTTAAAGAAGCAGTATTCCCGTTCAATAAACTCCCAGGTTCGGACCTTATCCTCGGACCTGAAATGAAATCAACCGGCGAGGTCATCGGGATCAGTGACAATTTCGGCATGTCATTTGCCAAAAGTCAGTTTGCGAGTAAGAACAATATCCCTCTGGAAGGTACACTTTTCATCTCTCTTACCAAAACAGATAAACCTCAGGCAGGGGAGATCGGTAAAATGTTCATTGATCTTGGATTTGAGATCGTTGCCACATCGGGAACACATGCAGCACTGGAAGCGGCAGGAGTGCCTTCTACTAAAGTTCTCAAAATCTCTGAAGGTCGTCCGAATATTGATGATATGATCAAAAATGAAGAGATCGCATTGGCTATCAATACTTCAGACAACAAAGCAAGTAAAAATGATGCCAAAACCATTAGGCAATCCGTGCTTGCCAACCATGTAGCCTATTTCACTACCTTAGCTGCAGCAAGAGCAACAGCAGCAGCTATTAAAGAACTTAGGGCGACAAGCGGAGAACTTGAACCAAAAGCTTTGCAAGATTATCTCAGCTAA
- a CDS encoding epoxyqueuosine reductase QueH, with product MLVHICCSVDSHYFLQKLQTEYPEEKLTGFFYDPNIHPYSEYYLRLLDVKRSCNMLGIDLIEGEYDVENWLEAVRGLEHEPEKGSRCSVCFDRRFEVSAQKASEIGETSFTSTLLTSPKKSLKQLQAAGDALAQREGIAFVAPDYRKASGTQEQNILAKEDALYRQDYCGCMFGLTIQRDQQDKLADELFVPLSKQIQPESIEERIEMYEKRWEMEEAKLPHKIVKQRFLNWRLMMGLMRVRKEVVPAHFLPYSTLKGEYTRGKIEYQIGEVHHMNRDEVRFITLSHYNELAGTDYQTVTELIYAPPVFSKELEVRAKLAVTPYDLSIVMVVEEIPSNKIEIICQSKTYNDVKEVLIEL from the coding sequence ATGCTAGTACACATCTGCTGTTCCGTCGACAGTCACTACTTTTTGCAAAAACTCCAAACAGAGTACCCGGAAGAAAAATTGACAGGGTTCTTTTATGATCCCAATATTCATCCCTACTCTGAGTACTACTTACGACTCCTCGATGTCAAACGCAGCTGTAACATGCTTGGTATTGATCTCATAGAGGGGGAGTATGATGTGGAGAACTGGCTTGAGGCGGTACGCGGCTTGGAACATGAACCCGAAAAAGGCTCTCGCTGCTCTGTCTGTTTTGACAGACGTTTTGAGGTTTCCGCACAAAAGGCCAGTGAAATAGGTGAAACAAGCTTCACCTCTACCCTGCTGACTAGCCCTAAAAAATCACTCAAACAACTACAGGCTGCAGGTGATGCATTGGCCCAGAGGGAAGGTATAGCTTTCGTCGCGCCTGACTACAGAAAAGCTTCGGGGACCCAGGAGCAGAACATTTTGGCCAAAGAGGATGCACTCTACCGTCAAGACTACTGCGGATGTATGTTCGGTCTGACTATCCAGCGTGACCAGCAGGATAAACTGGCAGATGAACTCTTTGTACCGCTCTCGAAACAGATACAGCCTGAATCCATTGAAGAACGCATTGAAATGTATGAAAAACGTTGGGAAATGGAAGAAGCCAAACTTCCCCACAAGATCGTCAAACAACGCTTTTTGAACTGGCGTTTGATGATGGGCCTTATGCGTGTACGCAAAGAGGTCGTTCCTGCACACTTTCTGCCCTACTCTACACTCAAAGGTGAATACACAAGAGGAAAGATAGAGTACCAGATCGGTGAAGTACACCATATGAACCGTGATGAGGTACGTTTCATCACACTCAGTCACTACAATGAACTCGCAGGTACCGACTACCAGACCGTCACCGAACTCATCTATGCTCCTCCGGTTTTCAGTAAAGAACTGGAAGTGCGTGCAAAACTTGCTGTCACACCTTATGATCTCTCTATTGTCATGGTCGTTGAAGAGATACCCAGCAACAAGATAGAGATCATTTGTCAAAGTAAGACCTACAATGACGTTAAAGAAGTATTGATAGAACTATAA
- a CDS encoding rod shape-determining protein, producing the protein MFKRLLGMFSNDLAIDLGTANTLVLVKGQGISINEPSVVAIQYDKHGREKILAVGQEAKDMVGKTPGNIKAIRPMKDGVIADFEVTEMMIRYFIEKAHKRKGFFSPRIIICVPYGLTQVERRAVKDSAENAGARYVYLIEEPMAAAIGAGIPVKDPNGNLVVDIGGGTTEIGVTSLGGLVISKSIRVAGDNLDQAIIDYIKKNFNLLIGERVAEELKIKIGTAIPLKEEMTTTVRGRDQVEGSLASMEITSEHIRAAMKDSLEEIAEALKDVLEQTPPELAGDIVENGIVLTGGGALIRGLDKYLSDIVKLPVYIAEDPLLAVAKGTGIALDEIDILQQMAYED; encoded by the coding sequence ATGTTTAAAAGATTATTAGGAATGTTCTCAAACGATCTAGCGATCGACCTCGGAACAGCAAACACACTTGTACTGGTAAAGGGACAAGGTATCAGCATTAATGAACCTTCCGTCGTTGCTATCCAATATGATAAGCATGGTAGAGAGAAAATTCTTGCTGTGGGTCAGGAAGCAAAAGACATGGTAGGTAAAACACCGGGAAATATTAAAGCTATTCGTCCTATGAAAGACGGTGTGATCGCTGATTTTGAAGTGACTGAAATGATGATACGTTATTTTATTGAAAAAGCACATAAGAGAAAAGGGTTCTTCTCTCCACGTATTATTATCTGTGTACCTTATGGCCTTACCCAGGTTGAAAGACGTGCCGTAAAGGACTCTGCTGAAAATGCCGGTGCAAGATACGTTTACCTGATAGAAGAGCCTATGGCAGCTGCTATCGGTGCAGGGATACCTGTAAAAGACCCGAATGGGAACCTTGTCGTAGATATCGGTGGGGGTACCACAGAAATCGGTGTGACTTCACTGGGTGGTCTTGTGATCTCCAAGTCTATTCGTGTGGCCGGGGATAATCTTGATCAAGCGATCATTGACTACATTAAAAAGAACTTTAACCTTCTCATCGGTGAGCGTGTGGCTGAAGAACTCAAGATCAAGATCGGAACAGCGATTCCATTGAAAGAAGAAATGACCACGACCGTACGTGGTAGAGATCAGGTTGAAGGAAGCCTAGCTTCCATGGAGATCACTTCTGAACATATCAGAGCCGCGATGAAAGATTCCCTGGAAGAGATCGCAGAAGCACTGAAAGATGTACTGGAGCAAACACCGCCGGAACTTGCCGGTGATATCGTTGAAAACGGTATTGTACTGACAGGAGGTGGTGCACTGATCAGAGGTTTGGACAAATATCTTTCAGATATCGTAAAACTTCCTGTCTATATCGCTGAAGACCCTCTGCTTGCTGTTGCAAAAGGTACAGGTATTGCATTGGATGAAATAGATATCCTACAACAAATGGCATATGAAGACTAG